In the genome of uncultured Flavobacterium sp., the window ATTCTCAAAATCTTTAACTTCTTTAATCGTATTATTAGTTGGTGTGATGTAGTTTACATCGCCCATTCTCACGTTTCCTGACGGTGCAGTCTGGTTGTTGATACGAATTGCTTCAACGATTTGATCCGGTGTCATATTGTGCGAACGCAATAAATCCGGATCTACATTAACCTCAATGGTTCTTGGGCTTCCGCCAAAGGGTGCCGGCGATAATAAACCCGGAATCGAAGTAAACGATGCACGAACATAAACGTTGGCTAAATCCTGTAATTCGTTATTTGACCTAATTTTACTGCTTAAAACCAATTGACCAATTGGCAAAGAAGAAGCATCAAAACGAATGATAAACGGCGGTTGTGTTCCCGGAGGAAAAGCCGCCTGGATTCTGTTCGAAAGTGAACTCAATTCGGCAGCAGCCTGAGCCATATTCGTGTTTTCATAATAGGTTAATTTCATAATCATTAACCCTTGAATATTTTTGGTTTCTACCGATTTTACACCATTGGCAAAAGGTAAAATGTTGACATAAGTCTTGGCAAAATAAGCTTCCATTTGGTCTGGCGTGTAACCTCCAAAAGGATGCGCAATATAGATAACCGGCAAGTTCATTTTTGGCAGAATATCTACCTTAATATCCTTGATAGCACCAATTCCGAAGAAAAATAGACCCGCAACCAATACTAATATGGAGATGGGTTTGCGGAGTGCAAAACGTATTAAATTCATTAGGATCTATAATTAAAATTCATTTATAAATAAGTCAAAATTGCCTGTTGCAGCTACTTTAAGCAAAAGCGATTGCCACACATTATTGTTGACGATATCGCGGTCGATTTCGGCACGGTTTAACGTATATAAAGTCTGGGTAATATCCGTTAAATCTGTTAAGCCGTTTTTGTATAAAGTCGATTTTTGCAAATACGCTCTTTTTGCTGCATCAACCTGAATTGGGGCTTCGGCAAAGTTTTCAAGTGTGATTTGTATTTTATCGTCGGCAAGTTTTAGTTGCGATTTCAGTTCTCTGTCCGCCTGATTGTATTCTTCTTGTAAACCTTGCGAAACATATTTTTGAGCACTTACTTGTTTGCTTGCTCTAAACGGAGTTGTCAGGTTCCAGCTAATTCCAATTCCGACCAAATAATTGGTACGATCCGGATTTACACCATCCCAATAATTTCTATTGAAAGAATTTTGATTCGTAACATAATCGCTATTAAATCCTGATGCACGTGTTTGCAAAACACCAAAAGCGCTCATAGTTGGATAGTAAAAACGTTTGTACAATTTAGTCTGTTGATTGCTGTAATCAATCTTCGTTTTATAATATTGCAGTAACGGATGCAAACTATCAGAAGTTGCAGTTCCTCGAAGAATTTCTTTTGGAATATCATTTACAAACAAAGTATCCGTAACAAAATCCTGAGGAGCAACTCCCATCAAATCAACTAATTTATTGTTTTGCTCTTTGACAAAATTCTTCGCCAGATTCAAAGAGATTTTAGCTTTAGAAACTTCGGCAGTTGCCAATGTAGAATCGACTCCCGCCAATAATCCGTTTTTAACTCGGGCAACAGCTGTCTTTTTGAAAACTTCTGCTCGACTTAAATTCTTTTGCTGCGAAATCAATAACCTTTGGCTTGCTAATAAGTTCAGGTAAGCAGCAGAAATTTTGATTTCCTGTTGAAATTCTTCCTGTTTCAAATCGTTTTCTTTGGTTCGAACATCGATTTTAGCCAAATTGATTTTTTCCTGGGTTTTTCCGAAGGTGAAAAAATCCCAGTTCATGTTGACTAAATACAAAGCACCAAAGGCAGAGTTCCAGTTTTGTTCTGGTAATGCAGCTCCGGAAGAAGCAGTTCCTAAACCGTTAAAACCATAAAGAGCACCATTTTGCCCATTGATGGTTCCGTAATCTTGTTGCGCCGATAAGTTAAGATTTGGCAGGTAATCACGCGTGGATTGTTTGAGCGTTTCTCGCGATGCATTAGTGTAATTGCTTTTTGCTTTGATAGAACCGTAGTTTTCTAAACCTGTTTTAATAGCTTCTTTTAAAGACAAAGTTTGTGCATAACTACCACAAGCAAAAATCAAGAAAACTAATAAAGTAATTTTTTTGAAGTACATAAAATCGGTGGTATGAATTTGATTACCCAAAATTATTTCTCTTACACGGATAAAAGCCTTCTTAAATGATGTAATACGGTTATAAATGACCAATTGAATTTGTCATTTAAACGAAATAAAAACTAAAAATTTGTGGTTAATTTGTAGACTATTTAAGTTTTAAAATGAATAAAAAATTTGAGGATATATTAGACAACAGATGGTGGCAGGAAATTGCCGTTGTTGCCTTTTCATTTACAATTTATACATTAAAAAATGACTGGATGTTATTTAGTTCTTTTACATCCATTTTAATGGGCATTTTTTTCTACCTTATTTTGTACATGCATGCCCAATTCAACCGTTTTTTTCTATTGCCAATTCTTTTTAAAACCCAACGTCCTTTAACTTATATTTTCCTAACGCTTTTTGGAGTATTTGCCTTTTCTCTGATTTTATACGAAATTACAAAGCTCGACATGTTTAGTAATTGCCGCTTGTATCAAAACTCGCATCAACGAAGTTATGTCTATCAATTGGCGAGTGTTTTAGGAACTTTGGTTTGTATTTTGAGCCCGATAATTGTTTTCAAATTCTATAGAATTCACAAGAAAAAAACAGAAGAAACATTATTGTTTAATGAAATGCAGCTGAATTCTTTGAAAGGACAACTGAATCCGCATTTTTTATTCAATACCTTTAATACGCTTTACGGAATTAGTTTGGAGTTTCCGGAAAGAACGCCCGATTTGATTATGAAAGTTTCGCAATTAATGCGTTATCAGCTCGAAAGTAATAGTAAAAAATGTGTATCTCTTGAAGACGAATTGGAGTTTATAAATAGTTATGTTCAGCTCGAAAAAGAACGTGTTGGTTATCGTTGCGAAATCACTTATGATTGTAAAATAGATAATGAAAATGCGTATAAGATTTCTCCAATGCTTTTAATTGCTTTTATTGAAAATGCTTTTAAACACGGAACTTGCGCTATTGAAAAATGTTATGTCAGAATTTTTATTACGGTCGAAAAAGGACAATTACACCTGCATCTTGTAAATTCAATTCCGACCAAAAAAACTGATGTTGTTTCGACTAAAATAGGTTTGAAAAACACGATAGAACGTTTGAATCTGATTTATGGTAAAGACTATAAACTAGATATTCAGGACGATAAAAACACTTATATTGTAGATTTGAAATTGCAATTGAAAAAGTTTGTAGAATGAGAGAACCCAAAAAATGTATAATTGTAGATGATGAACCGGCAGCACATTATGTGTTGGCGAACTACATCAAACAAAATCCGCAATTAGAGTTGGTTTTTCAGGGCTATAATGGTATCGAAGCAATGGATTATTTGCGTGAAAATCCTGTCGATTTGATGTTTTTGGATATTAATATGCCAGAGATTTCCGGAATGGAATTATTGAAGATTATCCCAACACATCCTAAAACGATTCTAACAACAGCTTATTCTGAATATGCGCTTGAAAGTTATGATTATGGCGTAATAGATTATCTTTTGAAACCCATCTATTTTCCGAGATTCTTAAAAGCAATTGATCGTTTTTTTGCTGCCGAAACTGTAAAAACAAAAACAGAAGAAACAGTTGTAAATTCTGTAAGTGTAAAAGTCGATGGTTATTTTATGGATATAGAATTAGACCAGCTTTTGTTTGCACAGAGTTTTGGTAATTATGTGAAATTGCACACGATTAAAAAAACGTATCTGGCCTCTATAACTACAAGTGAGTTTGAAAAATGCCTGCCGGAAAAAAACTTTATGCGAATTCATAAATCTTATATTGTGGCTCTGGATAAAATTGAAACTACAGAAAAGGATTTTGTAGTAATTAAAAACGAAAAACTACCTATAGGTATTACTTATAAGAGAGAATTATCTGATAGATTAAAAAAATAAGTTATTATTTAAAAAT includes:
- a CDS encoding TolC family protein produces the protein MYFKKITLLVFLIFACGSYAQTLSLKEAIKTGLENYGSIKAKSNYTNASRETLKQSTRDYLPNLNLSAQQDYGTINGQNGALYGFNGLGTASSGAALPEQNWNSAFGALYLVNMNWDFFTFGKTQEKINLAKIDVRTKENDLKQEEFQQEIKISAAYLNLLASQRLLISQQKNLSRAEVFKKTAVARVKNGLLAGVDSTLATAEVSKAKISLNLAKNFVKEQNNKLVDLMGVAPQDFVTDTLFVNDIPKEILRGTATSDSLHPLLQYYKTKIDYSNQQTKLYKRFYYPTMSAFGVLQTRASGFNSDYVTNQNSFNRNYWDGVNPDRTNYLVGIGISWNLTTPFRASKQVSAQKYVSQGLQEEYNQADRELKSQLKLADDKIQITLENFAEAPIQVDAAKRAYLQKSTLYKNGLTDLTDITQTLYTLNRAEIDRDIVNNNVWQSLLLKVAATGNFDLFINEF
- a CDS encoding histidine kinase; the protein is MNKKFEDILDNRWWQEIAVVAFSFTIYTLKNDWMLFSSFTSILMGIFFYLILYMHAQFNRFFLLPILFKTQRPLTYIFLTLFGVFAFSLILYEITKLDMFSNCRLYQNSHQRSYVYQLASVLGTLVCILSPIIVFKFYRIHKKKTEETLLFNEMQLNSLKGQLNPHFLFNTFNTLYGISLEFPERTPDLIMKVSQLMRYQLESNSKKCVSLEDELEFINSYVQLEKERVGYRCEITYDCKIDNENAYKISPMLLIAFIENAFKHGTCAIEKCYVRIFITVEKGQLHLHLVNSIPTKKTDVVSTKIGLKNTIERLNLIYGKDYKLDIQDDKNTYIVDLKLQLKKFVE
- a CDS encoding response regulator transcription factor, with amino-acid sequence MREPKKCIIVDDEPAAHYVLANYIKQNPQLELVFQGYNGIEAMDYLRENPVDLMFLDINMPEISGMELLKIIPTHPKTILTTAYSEYALESYDYGVIDYLLKPIYFPRFLKAIDRFFAAETVKTKTEETVVNSVSVKVDGYFMDIELDQLLFAQSFGNYVKLHTIKKTYLASITTSEFEKCLPEKNFMRIHKSYIVALDKIETTEKDFVVIKNEKLPIGITYKRELSDRLKK